ACCTAGACTTCCAGCTCTTCCCGGCTGGAAATCGTCAATACCGGCAAGGGTCCACGGAGCCCATGTTCCACCAAGAATACTCTCGTAGATCTGATTATTGTCCTTGTTCAAACGGTCATTGTAGATCGGGAAGTCCTCGTCTGCCGTAAGCCCGGATAAGATCCAATTCACCGGGTTATTGATGCCTTCTCCATCAGGTATACCCTGTAGCCAAGGTTTCGATTGATCCGCAAATGTCATAGTACCATTACCAACGGGTAAAGTGGACAAGAACTCAGGACCCTGTGCCGTTGAGTTGTAGAACGTTTGCCCAATGCTCACCGAAATTCCCCAATCCAATAACAACTGCTCGTAATTGAGGTCTATGGTACGATCACTGGGGACGGTTTCTACACCGTCATCATCTGTTTTGGTGATGTACCAGTAGGCATCATTCAGATCACCCGGGGTAACGCTATCCTGCATCCATACCTCAAACTCCGCTTTTGGCACGGCAAGTGGATCGATCACACGCACGGCAATAGGGCCTGCACCCGGCTTGTAGCTCAACTCTCCAACGCGACCGCTTGGGCTGGACGCAATGGCATCCAAGCTGCTCTGTTCCAACTCCAATCGCAGACCACCGTTTCCTTGCCCTTCCAGGCGAGTAACCGGCATAAGGTCACCGAAGTTCGAATGTTGTACGGTTCCTCCACTTTCAGGTGATGGTTTATGCGGAATTCCGACATATGAACGGATGGACCCGAACGCTGCTTTACGACCCGCAACATAGGGCTTGCTTTGGCCGGTACCTGCACCAATGTTGTAATCTTCATAGTTATTATAGCCGTATGCAATGGCCAAGTAGTAATACGACTTGAAATTCACCAAAGCAGGGTTCCCTTGGGCAAATTTGTCCTCCACAATACGGATCGCGTGAACAACACCATTGTCCGCACCATTGACCTGTTGGGTAGGAACAGCCTGTTGCACAACATCACTATAGGTGTAGTTGATCAATTGCCCAATGCTATCCTTAATGTCACCTTGATAGACCAACCGTGCAAGGTTAATATCACCCAGGTCCGAAACACTGATGGTATTATCTCTCAACTGATACACTTTGTACCCTTGGAACGTATAGGTACGATCATAAAGGCCATTCGGACCGCTCTCCGGAATGACCGGATCAAGTTCCTCATAGGTCTCACTTTCGTTGTTGCTTCCTACTGGATTCACCAAATAAAGGATCAATTCACGGTCCAATTCCTGGATCGCTAGATCGGGCGCATCCGGACCATCAAGGATCTTGAAACAGTTATCGAACAAAGCCTGTGCTTTATCATCTGCAACGCGTAGCGGAATTACACTGGCCGCAGCACCTCCGGAAGCCGCACGGGCATAAACAACTCCAACGGTAACGTTATTGTACGCACCAGGTTCCAATGTGAACGGACCAGCGCTCTGAACAAAACGACGATCGGGAAGTGCTGGCGTTGGGGCGGTCTCCCGCCAATCGGGCTGTGGCACACAATCCGTGCCCCAACCTACTACATCCGTATCCCAAGGGAACATGTAATAGCAACGGATGGCATTCGGATCCTCTGAATATCCATTCCCTCCATAACTCTGAGGCCGACCATTCTTCCAAATACTCCGCAGATAGTTGTACCAATGTGAAGCGTTACTTGGATCGGTCAGGTTCGAGTTACCCTCACGGTTGAAGTAGATGAACGCACGCATACCGAATCGTTCGTTGTCTATCACATCATCACCATAGCCGATACCGAGACCCTTGTATGGAATACCATGTTGATCGCGTGCGATAATGCAATCAACGAACTCACCTGTATTCTCCGGCCCTGGATTATCCACGTTGTCATCATCCTGATAGGGCCCTTCGAAAAAGTCAACTCCAATTGCCGGTGGCTGAGCTCCATAACCGATACTGCTACCACCTTGGCATGTTTCATCATTGTCATCCCAATTATAGGCAAAACCTAAACCACGTTGTACATCACAACCTACGAAGTCATCATCCGGGCAACCGAGGTCCGGATCAATAAAGTGACCGAAATAGGTATTGGTCAAGGTCTGAGAACCTTGGTTGATCACCGTATAGTTGATGAAGGTCATGTTATTGATCTCATCATTGCTATTGAACGAGAAGGCCTGTGCGCGCACTTCAAGACCGATCGGTTCGCCGTTGGTCTCCGTGTGGGCGTCTCCTTTATCATTGAAGATCCAGTAGATATTATTATCTCCGAAGAGTGCTACAGGTTCATCGCGATCCTTGTTCTTGCAATCCTCAACCGTGGTATTGAATCCATAATCCGGATAATCACCTGCATACGGGTCATAGAACCCATCTCCATCCGAATCTATGAACGGGGCCAAATAAAGGTCTTGTCCTGCACTGGGGTTACCATTGGCCGGCCAATCGACAAAAGCAGTTGGAATGGAGTATCCATCAGGGAAGAGCTCCTCAATATCACAATCGGGATCATTGGAGCAATTAAAGTATTGCAGGTGTGTTTCCGCCATTGCACGGCTTGTGACATAGAACCGATCGTACTCAAGACAAACCTCGGGGGTAACCGTAGCAGCACCATCATTCGTAAGCGGTCCCGGCCAGAAGTCGTTACCATTCTGACGGTATTCTACAGCCGCGATCTTCAATTGTCCTGTAGAAGAGATCCCTCCCATCCAGAGCGCACCAGCGAAGATCGCATTCGGACCGCTGAAATCATCAGTCTTCGGAACCTCATAGCCAGAACGCGAGTTGCCCGCTCGGCGTTCCCACATGTTTCCGCCGTTCTCGATCACCGCCCTAACGTTGTTGAACGCCAACTGTGTAACCTGAGAAGCAGGCGAACACGCTGCCGCCTTTGCCACTAATGCAGGACCGGAATGTGTTGTCATTCCACCGGTAGGCGGAGGGTTCTTTGCAGAGGCGGTGAGGCCAATGCACGCGGCTAAGCTCAGTGCGAAGGTTCTGGTAGGAATTGCGCTGGTAAAGCCTTTCATGATCTGTGCTCTTTTATTCATCAGAAATCGAAACGTACCCCGAGACGAATGGTGCGGGGAGCACCGTAATTTCCTGGATCGTTCACTTTTATCGCATACAGATCACGGAATGCATCCGGGTCGATCTGTGAACGGTCTGTAAGTTGTTCGATGTAACCATCATTATTCGGTGAACCCGTATACCGGAATACATCCGTGATGTTCTGGGTGTTGAAGACATTGGTAACCACCAAGTAGACGTTCAAACTCATCTTCTTGACCTTGTCCCCTTCCTTACCACCGAATTGCACGTCAAAATTTCGATCCAACTGCATATCCGTGGAGAATTGCCAAGGCAAGCGTGAGCCGTTCAACTTACCGTCCAAGCGGTAGTTGGTGTTGCCTGCGCCTTCATTAACAACCTGGCTACTACCACTGTATGGTGTACCGCTGCCCAGTACGATCGCTGTGTTGAGACCTGTGTTGCTAAAGATCGGTTTACCGAATAGCATAGGACCGTTGTAGTCCTTCCCGGAACCATAGCGGTAATCCATGTTCAACGTGATACGATGGCGCTGATCAAAATCCAATGGGGAAATAGTTCGCAGATTTGCCTGTCCGCTATTGATCACGGCCAATCCGCTCCGTGGTCCGGAACCCGTACCATCGGCGAATTGCAAGGTATACGTGGCGCGCATCGAAATATTCCCTGTGCGTCGAAGATCGAAGGCAGCGCTGAACCCTTTTACCGTACCAAAGTCAATATTGTCATAAGAACGATAACTACGCGGCCATGCATTGTTGCGATTAACGATCTGGATCTGATCGCGAAGTTCACGATAGAACGCTGACAATTTCAACGACGACGATTTGCTCAATACTTGCTGGAATCCCAGTTCGTAGTCGATCGTTTTGGTCGGCTTCAGGTTCGGATTATTGAGTTCATTCAATGATGTCTCATAATACGCATATTCAGCGAGGTCCCCTCGGGAATAGATCGCATTCGGACGTTGCACCAATACGTCATAGTGG
The nucleotide sequence above comes from Flavobacteriales bacterium. Encoded proteins:
- a CDS encoding T9SS C-terminal target domain-containing protein, translated to MNKRAQIMKGFTSAIPTRTFALSLAACIGLTASAKNPPPTGGMTTHSGPALVAKAAACSPASQVTQLAFNNVRAVIENGGNMWERRAGNSRSGYEVPKTDDFSGPNAIFAGALWMGGISSTGQLKIAAVEYRQNGNDFWPGPLTNDGAATVTPEVCLEYDRFYVTSRAMAETHLQYFNCSNDPDCDIEELFPDGYSIPTAFVDWPANGNPSAGQDLYLAPFIDSDGDGFYDPYAGDYPDYGFNTTVEDCKNKDRDEPVALFGDNNIYWIFNDKGDAHTETNGEPIGLEVRAQAFSFNSNDEINNMTFINYTVINQGSQTLTNTYFGHFIDPDLGCPDDDFVGCDVQRGLGFAYNWDDNDETCQGGSSIGYGAQPPAIGVDFFEGPYQDDDNVDNPGPENTGEFVDCIIARDQHGIPYKGLGIGYGDDVIDNERFGMRAFIYFNREGNSNLTDPSNASHWYNYLRSIWKNGRPQSYGGNGYSEDPNAIRCYYMFPWDTDVVGWGTDCVPQPDWRETAPTPALPDRRFVQSAGPFTLEPGAYNNVTVGVVYARAASGGAAASVIPLRVADDKAQALFDNCFKILDGPDAPDLAIQELDRELILYLVNPVGSNNESETYEELDPVIPESGPNGLYDRTYTFQGYKVYQLRDNTISVSDLGDINLARLVYQGDIKDSIGQLINYTYSDVVQQAVPTQQVNGADNGVVHAIRIVEDKFAQGNPALVNFKSYYYLAIAYGYNNYEDYNIGAGTGQSKPYVAGRKAAFGSIRSYVGIPHKPSPESGGTVQHSNFGDLMPVTRLEGQGNGGLRLELEQSSLDAIASSPSGRVGELSYKPGAGPIAVRVIDPLAVPKAEFEVWMQDSVTPGDLNDAYWYITKTDDDGVETVPSDRTIDLNYEQLLLDWGISVSIGQTFYNSTAQGPEFLSTLPVGNGTMTFADQSKPWLQGIPDGEGINNPVNWILSGLTADEDFPIYNDRLNKDNNQIYESILGGTWAPWTLAGIDDFQPGRAGSLGSSTQTPSKISETPSIQVIITSDKSKWSRCMVVEEEANTSLSMGGAQKLGLRSSPSVDKEGRMSGTPGCNEAEATLNGTQPTGAGWFPGYAVELETGERLNLAFGENSFWGGAIGQDMIWNPGTDIFTNSGDPTFGGSHWIYVYKNDRRLTGNQGRVPSYDEAQFMYGLAASGGTADLINLYRGVAWVGSAIRNASFAHMATDVNIVLSVAKPYNAFVQYPGAVGDPIQTPLNNGLPLYKFGSGDYAVTLSDDETANETLDIIGIVPNPYYGFSGYETTRLDNRVKFINLPEECTISIYNVGGTLVRKFKKSNDLTYLAWALKNSTNIPIAGGVYICHIDVPGVGETVLRWFGALRPLDLQNF